One segment of Patescibacteria group bacterium DNA contains the following:
- a CDS encoding DUF3850 domain-containing protein, with translation MATIHKKIWPQYFSAVTSGKKKYELRLNDFEVREGDILVLEEWDPLTEKYTGRSIEKTVTYVGKFNLDKLFWPKEEIEDKGLLVISLE, from the coding sequence ATGGCGACAATACATAAGAAAATTTGGCCCCAATATTTTTCTGCCGTGACTTCAGGCAAGAAAAAGTATGAATTGCGCCTGAATGACTTTGAAGTGCGCGAAGGCGATATTCTGGTATTAGAGGAGTGGGATCCATTGACAGAAAAGTATACCGGCAGGTCTATAGAAAAGACGGTGACTTATGTCGGCAAATTCAATTTAGATAAGCTTTTTTGGCCTAAGGAGGAAATAGAAGACAAGGGATTATTAGTGATTTCTTTGGAGTAA
- a CDS encoding DUF5663 domain-containing protein, which produces MDKEFIKSFLEKLMAEAGLDQMSQEFKAQYMTKLEELLNQQLGLILLQNLDEAKQQEFQAMIDNKTLDNAKIQELADQIPDFDQKVKDGLIAFANDFVALTQKNEPA; this is translated from the coding sequence ATGGATAAAGAATTTATCAAATCATTTTTGGAAAAACTGATGGCTGAAGCCGGTCTAGACCAAATGTCCCAAGAATTTAAGGCGCAATACATGACTAAGTTGGAAGAGCTACTCAACCAACAATTAGGACTGATTCTTTTGCAAAACCTTGACGAGGCCAAACAACAAGAGTTCCAAGCTATGATTGATAATAAAACACTGGACAATGCCAAAATCCAAGAACTAGCCGATCAAATTCCTGACTTTGACCAAAAAGTCAAGGATGGCTTAATTGCTTTCGCCAATGATTTTGTTGCTTTAACTCAAAAAAACGAGCCGGCATAA